CGCCTCGCTATCGGCAACGCCGGCAACCACGCGCAGCGTCTCACCATTGCCGTCGGGCGCCAGCACATATTCATGGGGTTTGGCGGCAAAACCGGACGCCTTGACGAAAGCACGGACAGCATCCGATTGCTGCCGCAGCCAGCCATCGAACTGACTGGCGGTAAGGCAGGTTATCGGGGTAGCTGACTGGCCGGTATCAGCGGCGATCAAATGGGAAAAATCTATCATGTCTGACAGATAGTGCGTTTTGTCGCTGACGCAAAAGTGTAATTTCCATTTCTGCCCGCTGCAAAGCAAGCAGGACGGTAAATCCCTATTCCGCTGCTTCGGCTATAGGCTCGGCCTCGGGGCGTTCCACAGCCCCGGCCGCGCTGAAGGTCAGCACCCCGTCTTCAAGCGGATCATTGAGCAGCACATTGCGCTCGAACAGATAGTCCTGAGTCAGTCGCCATGGCATGTCCGCGCCCTGTTTGGGCAGGATACTGCTGGCGCGCTGGACATAACCCGAAGAGAAGCCGCCAAACAGCTCCTGTTCCTCGGGCAGTGCATCCGGATTGTCGAGCTGCGGCATAACAATGGCTGCGCCCTGTTGCTGCATTCTGTTGAGGATACGGCAGACATAATTGGCGACAATATCCACCTTGAGCGTCCATGATGCGTTCAGATAACCGAACACGATCGCCATATTGGGCACATTGGAGAACATGCAGCCCTTATAATAGAAGCGGTCGGTGAAATCGGTGGCCTGTCCATCGATGTTGAACGCCACCTTGCCCGCCATAGCCAGTTTCAGCCCGGTGGCGGTGACGATGATATCGGCATCGAGATGCTCGCCCGATTTGAGCTGGATACCAGTCTTGGTGAAGCGCTCAATATGATCGGTGACAATGCTTGCCCTGCCCTCACGCATGGCGACGAACATGTCGCCATCAGGCACCAGACACAAGCGCTGGTCCCAGGGATTATAGGGCGGCGTGAATGTCGTCGCGTCGGGTTCACGGCCCAGCGACTTTTTCACATTCTTCATCAGGTTTTTGGCAACCGTATCGGGTTTGGATTTGGCGCGGTTGAAGAACCAGTTCTGCAACCAGACATTGCGTTTGCGGATGATGTTATAGGCCCATTGATCGGGCATGATGGCGCGCAGGAAATTGGCAATCGCATCCTTGGCCGGGCGCACCGCATACCAGGTCGGCGTGCGCTGCAGCATGGTCACATGGCCAGCGGTATCGGCCATGTTTGGAACCAGAGTCACTGCGGTGGCGCCAGAACCGATGATCACCACCTTTTTGCCGCTATAGTCCAGATCCTTGGGCCAGAATTGCGGGTGGACAATCTGGCCTTCGAAATCCTCACGTCCTTCGAACACCGGATCATAGCCCTGATCATAATCATAATAGCCGGTGCCCATGAACAGGAACCGGCCCTGCATCCGCTTTTGCGCGCCATCCGATGTTTCTATGGTCAGTGTCCACAGCGCTTCCTCACTCGACCAGCTGGCCGAGAGGATTTTGTGGCCGAAATGCATGTGCGGGCGCAGCGAGTGCTTGTCGGTGATGCGGTGCAGATAGTTCAGGATCGACGGACCATCGGCAATCGCCTTCTGCTCGCGCCACGGCTCAAACTCGAAACCCAGAGTATGCATGTCGC
Above is a genomic segment from Pseudomonadota bacterium containing:
- a CDS encoding NAD(P)/FAD-dependent oxidoreductase; translation: MAEQIVDVLIAGAGISGIGMAVHLKQQCPGRSFAMIEQREDLGGTWNLFQYPGIRSDSDMHTLGFEFEPWREQKAIADGPSILNYLHRITDKHSLRPHMHFGHKILSASWSSEEALWTLTIETSDGAQKRMQGRFLFMGTGYYDYDQGYDPVFEGREDFEGQIVHPQFWPKDLDYSGKKVVIIGSGATAVTLVPNMADTAGHVTMLQRTPTWYAVRPAKDAIANFLRAIMPDQWAYNIIRKRNVWLQNWFFNRAKSKPDTVAKNLMKNVKKSLGREPDATTFTPPYNPWDQRLCLVPDGDMFVAMREGRASIVTDHIERFTKTGIQLKSGEHLDADIIVTATGLKLAMAGKVAFNIDGQATDFTDRFYYKGCMFSNVPNMAIVFGYLNASWTLKVDIVANYVCRILNRMQQQGAAIVMPQLDNPDALPEEQELFGGFSSGYVQRASSILPKQGADMPWRLTQDYLFERNVLLNDPLEDGVLTFSAAGAVERPEAEPIAEAAE